The following proteins come from a genomic window of Malus domestica chromosome 02, GDT2T_hap1:
- the LOC103440733 gene encoding uncharacterized protein, translating into MAARASVLALHPERNAHRSSSSSPAHVPKPTPPSGLALSGRRQLALSLTWTAAIAAVGAKEAKAEDIGLFGLRRKVKEVEKEAEVIVKEGIEAAEKGLETAEKGLESAELGIETAEEGVEAALSFGGLAQAGAVAGAEFVGVLVATSVVSGILGPES; encoded by the coding sequence ATGGCTGCGAGAGCTTCAGTACTCGCTCTCCACCCAGAGCGCAATGCGCACCGcagctcctcctcctccccggCGCACGTTCCGAAGCCTACGCCGCCGAGTGGACTCGCATTATCCGGGCGGAGACAGCTGGCGCTGTCGCTGACGTGGACCGCGGCGATTGCGGCTGTGGGTGCAAAGGAGGCGAAGGCGGAGGACATCGGGCTGTTTGGGCTGAGGAGGAAGGTGAAGGAGGTGGAGAAGGAGGCGGAGGTGATAGTGAAGGAAGGGATTGAGGCGGCGGAGAAGGGACTGGAAACGGCGGAGAAGGGGCTGGAATCGGCGGAGCTGGGGATTGAAACGGCGGAGGAAGGGGTGGAAGCGGCGTTGAGCTTCGGGGGGTTGGCGCAGGCTGGAGCGGTGGCGGGAGCGGAGTTTGTGGGGGTTTTGGTGGCAA